A genomic segment from Corylus avellana chromosome ca5, CavTom2PMs-1.0 encodes:
- the LOC132181385 gene encoding xyloglucan galactosyltransferase XLT2-like, translated as MLSLPIPNHASSEPQKKPKNPALLERKNSLNSLNSVLQPIHHAHPRTCLLLTILSLQILLVFTLRSLPLSLSLPNPLGRQANIHVGNSTPVDPTQDPCGSDRIFVYQLPAAFNSEILANCDDLNPWSSRCDALANDGFGRSATGLAGIVPEGLVPAWYWTDQFVSEIVFHNRLLKHKCRVLEPESATAFYIPFYAGLAVGKHLWSNSSARERDRHCEMMLGWVQDQPYYKRSNGWDHFLTMGRITWDFRRSKDHDWGSRCIYMSGMRNITRLLIERNPWDYFDVGVPYPTGFHPRSDSDVIEWQRFVRERNRASLFSFAGATRGAVRNDFRGLLLRQCNETDTCTVVNCAKSRCSNGTSAILETFLGSEFCLQPRGDSFTRRSIFDCMLAGSIPVFFWRRTAYYQYEWFLPDKWESYSVFIDRNAVKNGTSIKDVLESYSKEEVRKMREKVIDNIPKIVYARPQEGLETIKDAFDVAIEGVLRRFREQEEGGFKW; from the coding sequence ATGCTTTCGCTTCCCATTCCCAATCACGCTTCCTCCGAGCCtcagaaaaaacccaaaaaccccGCGTTGTTAGAGCGCAAGAACTCTCTCAATTCCCTCAACTCCGTCCTCCAACCCATCCACCATGCCCACCCTCGCACTTGCCTCCTCCTCACCATCCTCTCCCTCCAGATCCTCCTCGTCTTCACCCTCCgctccctccctctctccctctccctccccAACCCACTCGGCCGCCAGGCCAACATCCATGTCGGCAACTCCACACCCGTCGACCCGACACAGGACCCATGCGGGTCGGATCGGATATTTGTCTACCAGTTGCCCGCTGCGTTCAACTCCGAGATTCTGGCCAATTGCGACGACTTGAACCCGTGGAGCTCGCGCTGCGACGCGCTGGCCAACGACGGATTCGGCCGGAGCGCCACCGGGCTCGCCGGTATCGTGCCGGAGGGACTGGTCCCGGCGTGGTACTGGACGGACCAGTTCGTGTCCGAGATCGTGTTCCACAACCGGCTTTTGAAGCATAAGTGCCGGGTTCTGGAGCCCGAATCCGCCACGGCTTTCTACATACCGTTCTACGCTGGACTCGCGGTGGGGAAGCATCTGTGGTCGAATTCGAGCGCCAGAGAGCGCGATCGCCACTGCGAGATGATGTTGGGGTGGGTTCAGGACCAGCCGTACTACAAGAGATCCAATGGCTGGGATCACTTCCTCACGATGGGGCGCATCACGTGGGACTTTCGGCGCTCCAAGGATCACGACTGGGGCTCCCGCTGTATCTACATGTCCGGGATGCGGAACATCACGCGCCTCCTGATCGAGCGGAACCCGTGGGACTACTTCGACGTCGGCGTGCCCTACCCCACCGGATTCCACCCCAGGTCAGACTCCGACGTTATAGAATGGCAGCGCTTCGTCCGCGAGCGTAACCGCGCCAGCCTCTTCTCCTTCGCCGGAGCGACGCGTGGCGCGGTCCGGAACGACTTCAGAGGACTGTTACTTAGACAATGCAATGAGACGGACACGTGTACGGTTGTAAACTGCGCCAAGTCTCGGTGTTCAAACGGCACGTCGGCGATCCTCGAAACGTTTCTGGGCTCCGAGTTTTGTTTGCAGCCGAGGGGTGATAGCTTCACGCGAAGGTCGATTTTCGACTGCATGCTGGCCGGTTCGATCCCGGTTTTCTTCTGGCGGCGAACCGCGTATTACCAGTACGAGTGGTTTTTACCGGACAAATGGGAGAGTTACTCGGTTTTCATAGACCGTAACGCGGTCAAAAATGGAACGTCTATCAAGGATGTGCTGGAGAGTTACAGTAAAGAGGAGGTgaggaaaatgagagagaaagtgaTCGACAATATACCGAAGATAGTGTATGCCAGACCCCAGGAGGGGTTGGAGACCATAAAGGACGCTTTCGATGTGGCTATCGAGGGGGTGCTCAGGAGGTTCAGGGAGCAAGAGGAGGGGGGGTTCAAGTGGTAA
- the LOC132181163 gene encoding xyloglucan galactosyltransferase XLT2-like: MLSLPIPNHASSEPQKKPKNPALLERKNSLNSLNSVLQPIHHAHPRTCLLLTILSLQILLVFTLRSLPLSLSLPNPLGRQANIHVGNSTPVDPTQDPCGSDRIFVYQLPAAFNSEILANCDDLNPWSSRCDALANDGFGRSATGLAGIVPEGLVPAWYWTDQFVSEIVFHNRLLKHKCRVLEPESATAFYIPFYAGLAVGKHLWSNSSARERDRHCEMMLGWIQDQPYYKRSNGWDHFLTMGRITWDFRRSKDHDWGSRCIYMSGMRNITRLLIERNPWDYFDVGVPYPTGFHPRSDSDVIEWQRFVRERNRASLFSFAGATRGAVRNDFRGLLLRQCNETDTCTVVNCAKSRCSNGTSAILETFLGSEFCLQPRGDSFTRRSIFDCMLAGSIPVFFWRRTAYYQYEWFLPDKWESYSVFIDRNAVKNGTSIKDVLESYSKEEVRKMREKVIDNIPKIVYARPQEGLETIKDAFDVAIEGVLRRFREQEEWGFKW, translated from the coding sequence ATGCTTTCGCTTCCCATTCCCAATCACGCTTCCTCCGAGCCtcagaaaaaacccaaaaaccccGCGTTGTTAGAGCGCAAGAACTCTCTCAATTCCCTCAACTCCGTCCTCCAACCCATCCACCATGCCCACCCTCGCACTTGCCTCCTCCTCACCATCCTCTCCCTCCAGATCCTCCTCGTCTTCACCCTCCgctccctccctctctccctctccctccccAACCCACTCGGCCGCCAGGCCAACATCCATGTCGGCAACTCCACACCCGTCGACCCGACACAGGACCCATGCGGGTCGGATCGGATATTTGTCTACCAGTTGCCCGCTGCGTTCAACTCCGAGATTCTGGCCAATTGCGACGACTTGAACCCGTGGAGCTCGCGCTGCGACGCGCTGGCCAACGACGGATTCGGCCGGAGCGCCACCGGGCTCGCCGGTATCGTGCCGGAGGGACTGGTCCCGGCGTGGTACTGGACGGACCAGTTCGTGTCCGAGATCGTGTTCCACAACCGGCTTTTGAAGCATAAGTGCCGGGTTCTGGAGCCCGAATCCGCCACGGCTTTCTACATACCGTTCTACGCTGGACTCGCGGTGGGGAAGCATCTGTGGTCGAATTCGAGCGCCAGAGAGCGCGATCGCCACTGCGAGATGATGTTGGGGTGGATTCAGGACCAGCCGTACTACAAGAGATCCAATGGCTGGGATCACTTCCTCACGATGGGGCGCATCACGTGGGACTTTCGGCGCTCCAAGGATCACGACTGGGGCTCCCGCTGTATCTACATGTCCGGGATGCGGAACATCACGCGCCTCCTGATCGAGCGGAACCCGTGGGACTACTTCGACGTCGGCGTGCCCTACCCCACCGGATTCCACCCCAGGTCAGACTCCGACGTTATAGAATGGCAGCGCTTCGTCCGCGAGCGTAACCGCGCCAGCCTCTTCTCCTTCGCCGGAGCGACGCGTGGCGCGGTCCGGAACGACTTCAGAGGACTGTTACTTAGACAATGCAATGAGACGGACACGTGTACGGTTGTAAACTGCGCCAAGTCTCGGTGTTCAAACGGCACGTCGGCGATCCTCGAAACGTTTCTGGGCTCCGAGTTTTGTTTGCAGCCGAGGGGTGATAGCTTCACGCGAAGGTCGATTTTCGACTGCATGCTGGCCGGTTCGATCCCGGTTTTCTTCTGGCGGCGAACCGCGTATTACCAGTACGAGTGGTTTTTACCGGACAAATGGGAGAGTTACTCGGTTTTCATAGACCGTAACGCGGTCAAAAATGGAACGTCTATCAAGGATGTGCTGGAGAGTTACAGTAAAGAGGAGGTgaggaaaatgagagagaaagtgaTCGACAATATACCGAAGATAGTGTATGCCAGACCCCAGGAGGGGTTGGAGACCATAAAGGACGCTTTCGATGTGGCTATCGAGGGGGTGCTCAGGAGGTTCAGGGAGCAAGAGGAGTGGGGGTTCAAGTGGTAA
- the LOC132181990 gene encoding xyloglucan galactosyltransferase XLT2-like → MELKDANKNFCSCKRFLLFTLVLFQTFLCFQYSFTSIASVATNTTVETPAHNVSETCPSGRVYVYDLPPMFNKEMLHNCSSLDPWSPRYCDAVLNGGFGRRATEIAGVVPASLAPAWYWTDQFMLEVIFHNRVLKHRCRTLEPESATAFYIPFYAGLAVGRLLFTGRSGEERDRDCEMLLRWVQHQPYWKRSNGSDHFITLGRMVWDFRRWGENEWGSSFVHMPGMKKVNRLVIERSPWDPLDIGVPYPTGFHPRSDADVLEWQRHVRAHKRSRLFCFVGGKRGAFKDDFRGRLLSYCQNESDSCRLVDCSGTRCYNGASAILDTFLGSEFCLQPRGDTYTRRSMFDCMVAGSIPVLFWKRTAYDQYEWFLPGQQLASYSVFIDHESVKNGTAIIRTVLEKYSREEVKKMRERVIDFIPKLLYAKPQEGLESIKDAFDVAIDGVFRRIKEKHGG, encoded by the coding sequence ATGGAGCTCAAAGATGCCAACAAAAACTTCTGCTCTTGCAAACGCTTCCTCCTATTCACACTTGTTTTGTTTCAAACATTCTTATGCTTCCAATATTCCTTCACCTCTATTGCGTCTGTAGCCACAAACACAACTGTTGAAACTCCGGCCCATAATGTGTCTGAAACATGTCCGTCCGGCAGGGTTTACGTCTATGATTTACCACCCATGTTCAACAAAGAAATGCTACACAATTGCTCTAGTTTGGACCCGTGGAGCCCACGATACTGCGACGCCGTTTTGAACGGTGGGTTTGGCCGGAGAGCGACGGAGATCGCTGGGGTGGTGCCGGCGAGCCTAGCTCCGGCTTGGTACTGGACGGACCAGTTCATGTTGGAAGTGATTTTCCACAATCGGGTTTTGAAGCATAGGTGTAGAACTTTGGAGCCCGAATCCGCTACGGCTTTCTACATTCCCTTTTATGCTGGACTCGCTGTTGGGAGGCTTCTTTTCACTGGCCGTAGCGGCGAAGAGCGCGATAGGGATTGCGAGATGTTGTTGAGGTGGGTCCAACACCAGCCCTATTGGAAAAGATCGAACGGCTCAGATCACTTCATAACGCTGGGACGGATGGTATGGGATTTTCGACGGTGGGGGGAGAACGAATGGGGGTCCAGCTTTGTCCACATGCCCGGGATGAAGAAAGTCAATCGCCTCGTCATTGAGCGGAGTCCGTGGGACCCACTCGACATCGGTGTGCCTTACCCCACTGGATTCCATCCCAGATCCGATGCTGACGTGTTGGAGTGGCAGAGGCATGTTCGCGCACACAAGCGGAGCCGCCTCTTCTGCTTCGTCGGAGGGAAACGTGGCGCATTTAAGGACGATTTTAGAGGTCGGTTGCTGAGTTATTGTCAGAACGAGTCAGATTCTTGCCGACTCGTGGATTGCAGCGGGACTCGGTGTTACAATGGTGCCTCGGCTATCTTGGACACGTTCTTGGGTTCCGAGTTCTGCCTGCAACCCAGAGGGGACACGTACACGAGGCGGTCCATGTTCGACTGCATGGTGGCCGGTTCAATCCCGGTTCTTTTTTGGAAGCGGACCGCTTATGATCAATACGAGTGGTTTTTACCGGGTCAACAACTGGCGAGTTATTCAGTTTTTATTGATCACGAATCGGTGAAAAATGGGACGGCCATAATTAGGACGGTGCTTGAGAAGTATAGCAGAGAAGAGGTGAAGAAGATGAGGGAGAGGGTGATTGATTTTATTCCGAAACTTCTATATGCAAAACCTCAAGAGGGTTTGGAGAGTATAAAAGATGCTTTTGATGTTGCCATTGATGGGGTCTTCAGGAGGATTAAGGAGAAACATGGAGGCTAA